Proteins encoded by one window of Clostridium cagae:
- a CDS encoding PTS sugar transporter subunit IIB codes for MLRVIAACGSGMGSSQIIKMKISKVFKKLDIDVTIQHNSVGEAKSQASNFDVVFCSEVLKSNFKRAEDSGTIVIGLRNVLSEKEIEEKVIENIVNKK; via the coding sequence ATGTTAAGAGTAATAGCAGCATGTGGAAGTGGAATGGGATCAAGCCAAATAATAAAAATGAAAATAAGTAAGGTATTTAAGAAGTTAGATATAGATGTAACAATTCAACATAATAGTGTTGGAGAGGCTAAAAGCCAAGCATCAAACTTTGATGTAGTATTTTGCTCAGAAGTATTAAAATCAAATTTTAAAAGAGCAGAAGATTCAGGAACTATAGTTATAGGGTTAAGAAATGTTTTATCAGAAAAGGAAATAGAAGAAAAAGTAATAGAAAATATTGTGAATAAGAAATAA
- a CDS encoding PTS ascorbate transporter subunit IIC — translation MDFLLSIWEFFQINILTNPAFFIGFIVLIGYLLLRRPLYEAIAGFIKAVVGYLILNVAAGGLVNNFRPILAGLKDRFNLTAAVIDPYFGQTAAQSAVESVGRSFSLMMIVLLIAFIFNIVLVLFRKQTKIRTVFITGHIMVQQSSTALWIVLFCFPEIIDTQAVIMLGLLLGTYWAVSSNLTVEATQDLTEGGGFAIGHQQMFGIWLTDKFAGKIGNKEKSIEHLKLPGFLSIFNDNVVATGILMMFFFGIIMGILGPDLLHQIDKGFNADRNFIFYIMEKSLNFAVYLSILQLGVKMFVSELTESFQGISNKLLPGSMPAVDCAATYGFGHANAVTIGFLFGALGQFISIIGLIVFKSPVLIITGFVPVFFDNATFAVYANKKGGLKAAMIIPFISGVIQVLGGAFAAYYFGLAQFGGWHGNFDFATVWPLIGVLMNNLHYVGFGIALVALLVIPQLQYRKNKKGYFKIAEDYDEYLNEKGLEV, via the coding sequence ATGGATTTTTTACTATCAATATGGGAATTCTTTCAGATAAATATTTTAACTAATCCAGCATTTTTTATAGGATTTATAGTACTTATAGGTTACTTATTACTAAGAAGACCACTATATGAAGCTATTGCAGGATTTATAAAGGCAGTAGTTGGTTATTTGATACTTAATGTGGCAGCTGGAGGATTAGTTAATAATTTCCGTCCAATATTAGCTGGATTAAAAGATCGTTTTAATTTAACAGCAGCAGTTATAGATCCATACTTTGGACAGACCGCAGCACAATCAGCAGTAGAAAGTGTCGGTAGATCATTTTCACTTATGATGATAGTACTTTTAATAGCATTTATTTTTAATATAGTATTGGTTTTATTTAGAAAACAAACAAAGATAAGAACTGTATTTATTACAGGACACATAATGGTACAACAATCATCAACAGCTTTATGGATAGTACTATTTTGTTTCCCAGAAATAATTGATACACAGGCAGTAATTATGCTTGGTTTATTACTAGGAACATATTGGGCCGTATCATCAAACCTTACAGTTGAAGCAACTCAAGACCTAACAGAAGGTGGAGGATTTGCAATTGGGCATCAACAAATGTTTGGTATTTGGTTAACAGATAAGTTTGCAGGGAAGATTGGTAATAAAGAAAAATCAATAGAACATTTAAAATTACCTGGATTCTTATCAATATTTAACGATAATGTAGTAGCAACTGGTATATTAATGATGTTTTTCTTCGGAATAATCATGGGAATATTAGGACCTGATTTATTACATCAAATAGATAAAGGATTTAATGCAGATAGAAACTTTATATTTTATATAATGGAAAAATCATTAAACTTTGCAGTTTACTTAAGTATATTACAACTTGGAGTTAAGATGTTCGTTTCAGAACTTACTGAATCATTCCAAGGTATTTCAAATAAACTTTTACCAGGTTCAATGCCAGCAGTAGATTGTGCTGCAACTTATGGATTTGGACATGCTAATGCAGTAACAATTGGATTCTTATTTGGTGCATTAGGACAATTTATATCAATAATAGGATTAATAGTATTTAAGAGTCCAGTACTAATAATAACAGGTTTCGTACCAGTATTCTTTGATAATGCAACATTTGCAGTTTATGCAAATAAAAAAGGTGGGTTAAAAGCTGCAATGATAATTCCTTTCATATCTGGGGTAATTCAAGTGCTAGGAGGAGCATTTGCAGCATACTACTTTGGATTAGCACAATTTGGTGGATGGCATGGAAACTTTGACTTTGCAACAGTATGGCCATTAATCGGTGTATTAATGAATAATCTACATTATGTAGGATTTGGAATAGCACTAGTTGCACTATTAGTCATACCACAACTTCAGTATAGAAAAAATAAAAAGGGATACTTTAAAATAGCAGAAGATTATGATGAATATCTTAATGAAAAGGGATTGGAAGTTTAG
- a CDS encoding PTS sugar transporter subunit IIA, giving the protein MLKELIEKSRYSFHEGFERWEDAIEASCKPLIKEGVIEASYVDSIIKNVNKYGPYIVIAPNICIPHAQEGEGVNDTAICFMKTEKPVHFSDDPEQDAQLFFVLASTNNELHMNNLVNMVELVENEETVKELIKAKGREDLEEILKKL; this is encoded by the coding sequence ATGTTAAAAGAATTAATTGAAAAAAGTAGATATTCATTTCATGAAGGATTTGAAAGATGGGAAGATGCAATAGAAGCTTCTTGTAAACCTTTAATTAAGGAGGGTGTAATAGAAGCATCTTATGTTGATTCAATAATTAAGAATGTAAATAAGTATGGTCCATATATAGTAATAGCACCTAATATATGTATACCACATGCACAAGAAGGCGAAGGTGTAAATGATACAGCTATTTGTTTTATGAAAACAGAAAAACCAGTTCACTTTAGTGATGATCCAGAACAAGATGCACAATTATTTTTTGTATTAGCATCAACAAATAATGAATTACATATGAATAATTTAGTTAATATGGTTGAATTAGTTGAAAATGAAGAAACCGTAAAAGAATTAATTAAAGCTAAAGGAAGAGAAGACTTAGAAGAAATTTTAAAGAAATTATAA
- the ulaG gene encoding L-ascorbate 6-phosphate lactonase — MSQVKNITRESWILNTFPEWGTWLNEEIEQEVIKPGTFSMWWLGCTGIWIKSEGNTNLCIDFWCGSGKKTKSNPYINPEHQMARMCGGKKLQPNLRVAPFVLDPFGIKEIDAVLSTHDHNDHIDVNVAAAVMQNCDSTIPFIGPQACVDKWIGWGVPKERCIVVKPGDTVKINDIEIVALEAFDRTALITAPPEGDLRGTMPINMDIKAVNYLIKTPGGNLYHSGDSHYSNYYAKHGNDYKIDVALGSYGENPRGITDKMTSIDILRMAESLNTKVVIPFHHDIWSNFQADTKEILELFDMRKDRLQYKFNPFIWQVGGKFTFPIDNEKREYHYPRGFDDCFSTEINLPYPSFL; from the coding sequence ATGTCACAAGTAAAAAATATCACAAGAGAATCATGGATACTTAATACTTTTCCAGAATGGGGAACTTGGCTAAATGAAGAAATAGAACAGGAAGTTATAAAGCCTGGAACTTTTTCGATGTGGTGGTTAGGATGTACTGGAATATGGATTAAAAGTGAAGGAAATACAAACCTATGTATAGATTTTTGGTGCGGTAGCGGAAAGAAGACTAAATCAAATCCATACATAAATCCAGAACATCAAATGGCTAGAATGTGTGGAGGAAAAAAACTTCAACCTAATTTAAGAGTAGCACCTTTTGTATTAGATCCATTTGGAATAAAGGAAATAGATGCAGTTTTATCAACTCATGATCACAATGATCACATAGATGTAAACGTTGCGGCGGCTGTTATGCAAAATTGTGATTCAACCATTCCTTTCATAGGACCTCAAGCTTGTGTTGATAAATGGATAGGATGGGGAGTACCTAAAGAAAGATGTATAGTAGTTAAACCGGGAGATACAGTTAAAATCAATGATATAGAAATAGTTGCATTAGAAGCATTTGATAGAACAGCATTAATTACAGCACCACCAGAAGGTGATTTAAGAGGAACAATGCCAATTAATATGGATATTAAAGCAGTAAACTATTTAATAAAAACTCCAGGTGGAAATCTTTATCATAGTGGAGATTCACATTATTCAAATTATTATGCTAAACATGGAAATGATTATAAAATAGATGTTGCATTAGGATCATATGGAGAAAATCCAAGAGGAATTACAGATAAGATGACATCTATCGATATATTAAGAATGGCTGAATCATTGAATACAAAAGTAGTTATACCATTCCATCATGATATTTGGTCAAATTTCCAAGCAGATACAAAAGAAATACTAGAATTATTTGATATGAGAAAGGACAGGCTACAATATAAGTTTAATCCATTTATATGGCAGGTTGGTGGAAAATTCACATTCCCAATAGATAATGAAAAAAGGGAATACCATTATCCAAGAGGATTTGATGATTGCTTCTCTACAGAAATAAACTTACCATATCCATCATTCTTATAA
- a CDS encoding DeoR/GlpR family DNA-binding transcription regulator — MKNTKSIVSKRREKILDYLKSNESINTNDLAEILEISPLTLRRDLQALDEQGLIVRYYGGAKLANDINNTENILKETDTDLLLNKKKNIIAKYAADLIKDGDTVFINSSSTALLMLKYLGNKRVYIVTNNGKALQVTIPPNVELVLTGGQVYERKQSLVGDFATYILSKITADKCFLGVSGITPDSGISTSVLQETLINHEMINRCNGPVYILADSSKVGRHHNFSSGDIEEISHLITDSDVDKNELNLLKEKNVDTIILDYK; from the coding sequence ATGAAGAATACCAAATCTATAGTTTCTAAAAGGAGAGAAAAGATTTTAGATTATCTTAAATCAAATGAAAGTATAAATACAAATGATTTAGCAGAAATATTAGAAATATCTCCCCTTACTTTAAGACGAGATTTACAGGCATTAGATGAACAAGGTTTAATTGTAAGATACTATGGAGGTGCCAAATTAGCAAATGATATAAATAACACTGAAAATATTCTTAAAGAGACAGATACGGATTTATTACTTAATAAAAAGAAAAATATCATAGCAAAATATGCAGCAGACTTAATTAAAGATGGAGATACAGTATTTATAAATTCTAGTTCAACTGCTCTTTTAATGTTAAAATATTTAGGCAATAAAAGAGTATATATAGTAACTAATAATGGTAAGGCATTACAAGTCACTATACCTCCAAATGTTGAATTAGTATTAACTGGAGGGCAAGTATATGAAAGAAAACAATCTTTAGTTGGTGATTTTGCTACTTATATATTATCTAAAATAACAGCTGATAAGTGTTTCTTAGGAGTTAGTGGTATTACGCCTGATTCAGGTATAAGCACTTCTGTACTTCAAGAAACATTAATAAATCATGAAATGATTAATCGTTGTAATGGGCCAGTTTATATTTTAGCTGATAGTTCAAAGGTTGGCAGACATCATAATTTTTCAAGTGGAGATATAGAAGAAATATCACATCTTATAACAGATTCAGATGTTGATAAAAATGAATTAAATCTTCTTAAAGAAAAAAATGTTGATACTATAATATTAGATTACAAATAA
- a CDS encoding M18 family aminopeptidase — translation MNTAKDLLNFINNSKSAFHSAHEVKSILDKEGFVEIKECDKWDLKHGGKYYVMKNESAIIGFEIGSGDIAEEGFRLIGAHTDSPGFRIKPHAEMTVEDHYVKLNTEVYGGAILSTWFDRPLSIAGRVTLKGSNPLKPQVKLVDLNKPVLIIPSLAIHMNRTINEGYEYNKQKDTLPLLTMATDKLEKDGYLLKLIAESLNVKEKEIVDFDLFVYEYEKGCLFGMNEEFISAGRLDDLWMVYAGLVALLQSKSNKATKVLVALDNEEIGSLTSQGANSSLLENILERITLALGKDREDFKRSLSNSVMISADLAHALHPNYIEKHDPTNRPLVGKGPVIKIAASGSYSTDSYAAAIFKQVCKNADVPCQEFVNRSDVKGGTTIGPITASKLNIPVIDMGAPLLSMHSVRELASVKDNEYTIKAFTEFLSL, via the coding sequence ATGAACACAGCAAAAGATTTATTAAATTTTATAAATAATAGTAAAAGTGCATTTCATAGTGCTCATGAAGTTAAATCAATTTTAGATAAAGAGGGATTTGTAGAAATTAAAGAATGCGATAAATGGGATTTAAAACATGGTGGAAAATACTATGTTATGAAAAATGAATCTGCAATAATAGGATTTGAAATTGGAAGTGGAGATATAGCAGAAGAAGGATTTAGATTAATAGGAGCTCATACAGACTCTCCAGGATTCAGAATAAAACCACATGCAGAAATGACAGTAGAAGATCATTACGTTAAATTAAACACAGAAGTTTATGGTGGAGCAATACTTAGTACATGGTTTGATAGACCATTATCAATTGCTGGTAGAGTTACATTAAAAGGAAGTAATCCATTAAAACCACAAGTTAAACTAGTAGATTTAAATAAGCCTGTTTTAATAATACCAAGCTTAGCGATACACATGAATAGAACTATTAATGAAGGCTATGAATATAACAAACAAAAAGATACATTACCATTACTTACAATGGCAACTGATAAGTTAGAAAAAGATGGTTACTTACTTAAGTTAATTGCGGAAAGCTTAAATGTTAAAGAAAAAGAAATAGTAGATTTTGATTTATTCGTATATGAATATGAAAAGGGATGCTTATTTGGAATGAATGAAGAATTTATTTCAGCAGGAAGATTAGATGATCTTTGGATGGTATATGCAGGACTTGTAGCATTACTTCAAAGTAAATCTAACAAAGCAACAAAAGTTTTAGTTGCACTTGATAATGAAGAAATAGGAAGTTTAACATCTCAAGGTGCAAATTCTTCATTACTTGAAAACATATTAGAAAGAATAACATTAGCACTTGGAAAAGACAGAGAAGATTTCAAGAGATCATTATCAAACTCAGTTATGATTTCAGCAGATTTAGCTCATGCTCTTCATCCGAATTATATAGAAAAACATGATCCAACAAACAGGCCACTTGTTGGAAAAGGACCTGTTATAAAAATAGCTGCATCAGGAAGTTATTCAACAGATAGCTACGCAGCAGCAATATTTAAACAAGTTTGTAAAAATGCTGATGTACCATGCCAAGAATTTGTAAATAGATCAGATGTTAAGGGTGGAACAACAATAGGACCAATAACTGCATCTAAATTAAATATTCCAGTTATAGACATGGGAGCACCATTACTTTCAATGCATTCAGTAAGAGAACTTGCAAGCGTTAAAGATAATGAATATACAATAAAAGCATTTACTGAATTTCTTTCACTATAG
- a CDS encoding cation diffusion facilitator family transporter, producing MFSQFLVNKFIKDNHNIDDDKVRNSYGILGGLVGIFINLTLFLIKISVGLISSSIAIVADAFNNLSDAASSLITIIGFKMASKPADKEHPFGHGRIEYISALIVAFMVMLVGFQFIKSSLTRIINPEAVNFEIIPFILLLISIGLKFWLSGFNKFMGNKINSSALKAASVDALGDVFTSTTVAISFLASKFTSIPIDGFIGLVVAGFIVYSGFSLIKETLNPLLGEAPDPELVKGINDMVLSYEHVTGAHDLIIHNYGPGKCMASIHAEIPANIDIMKIHEIIDKAEREISEKLRIYLVIHMDPVCIIEGEVKEAHDEILRLIDEYDYIDSIHDFRIVGDGEHKNLIFDLVLNDSFKTTFKDHDIINTVTSRVKSIHPKYNCIITLDRHYF from the coding sequence ATGTTTTCTCAATTTCTTGTTAATAAGTTTATTAAGGATAATCACAATATAGATGATGATAAAGTAAGGAATTCTTATGGCATCCTTGGAGGTCTTGTCGGAATTTTTATTAATCTTACATTATTTTTAATAAAAATTTCTGTTGGACTTATTTCTTCAAGTATCGCTATTGTTGCTGATGCATTTAATAACTTATCTGACGCGGCATCTTCTCTTATAACTATAATAGGCTTTAAGATGGCAAGTAAACCTGCTGATAAGGAACATCCTTTTGGGCATGGGCGAATTGAATATATTTCTGCCTTAATTGTTGCATTTATGGTTATGCTTGTTGGTTTTCAATTTATAAAATCATCATTAACTAGAATTATAAATCCTGAAGCAGTTAATTTTGAAATTATACCATTTATTCTTCTTTTAATTTCAATTGGACTTAAATTTTGGCTTTCTGGTTTTAATAAGTTTATGGGAAATAAGATTAATTCTTCTGCATTAAAAGCAGCTTCTGTAGATGCATTAGGAGATGTATTTACTTCTACTACTGTTGCTATTTCTTTTTTAGCGTCTAAATTTACTTCAATACCAATTGATGGATTTATTGGACTTGTAGTTGCTGGATTTATAGTTTATTCAGGTTTTTCATTGATAAAGGAAACTCTTAACCCATTGCTTGGTGAAGCTCCTGATCCTGAACTTGTTAAAGGAATAAATGATATGGTATTATCTTATGAACATGTTACTGGAGCTCATGATTTAATAATACATAATTATGGACCTGGAAAATGTATGGCTTCTATACATGCTGAAATTCCTGCTAATATTGATATAATGAAAATTCATGAAATAATCGATAAAGCAGAAAGGGAAATTTCTGAAAAACTTAGAATTTATCTTGTTATACATATGGATCCTGTATGTATAATTGAAGGTGAAGTTAAAGAAGCCCATGATGAAATATTAAGACTAATAGATGAATATGATTATATTGATTCTATCCATGACTTTAGAATTGTTGGTGATGGTGAACATAAAAACTTAATTTTTGATTTAGTTTTAAATGATTCATTTAAAACTACTTTTAAAGATCACGACATAATAAATACCGTTACCTCAAGAGTAAAGTCAATTCATCCTAAATATAATTGTATAATTACTCTAGATAGGCATTATTTTTAA
- a CDS encoding thiamine pyrophosphate-binding protein, giving the protein MKLSKAIAKYIESCGVEYVFGIPSGNVASIYDALNDTKVEFVVTKNEAGSTYSAGKYSDLSKKLSCSILCGGVGITNAINGIADAYINNIPMLVISGYAASDSIGKGCVQELDTAPITESITKYSKTITKKEDVLSELDKAVKLAVQDPKGPVHLSISMDLPTTEINEEDIKTYVAEKIDYNYDQESLNIAINMLNDAKKGIILVGRGAKGNSEIIKNLSSKLGWYVATTPQGKSSIDSEFEFNIGNYGFNSTDFAQNYADTEEIDCVLVLGSSLGESATRNFNNALFDDGNKVIQIDNKKKSLNKNHIDRFKVYYELSEALSIINEKVEDKNVTLNKVEKLNNDYVKDHTGISVRRLADMLPNILNPSTTYMCDIGEFMNYMYKYLFIPKKSDFIASLNYGAMGNCVAGSIGAALSGNTEKYAVVVGDGSVFMNGSEILTAKQYSLPIIYFVINNAKLNYVDQGMTFLFGRSINGVVQDRVSIKAIGEAAGIKSYEITDLSQLNEIKDELYSCSEPIIVEIITDGSEKVAAADRFKTLKNKK; this is encoded by the coding sequence GTGAAATTATCTAAAGCTATAGCAAAATATATTGAAAGTTGTGGTGTGGAATACGTATTTGGTATACCATCAGGAAATGTAGCAAGTATTTATGATGCACTTAATGACACTAAAGTAGAATTTGTAGTAACTAAAAATGAAGCAGGATCAACTTATTCAGCAGGAAAATATTCAGATCTAAGTAAAAAACTTAGCTGTTCAATTTTATGTGGAGGGGTAGGTATTACTAATGCAATAAATGGAATAGCAGATGCATACATAAATAATATTCCTATGCTTGTTATTAGTGGATATGCAGCAAGTGATAGCATAGGCAAAGGTTGTGTTCAAGAATTAGATACAGCACCTATAACTGAAAGTATAACAAAATATAGTAAAACAATTACTAAAAAAGAAGATGTATTATCTGAATTAGATAAAGCAGTAAAATTAGCAGTGCAAGACCCAAAAGGACCAGTTCATTTATCAATATCTATGGATTTACCTACAACAGAAATAAATGAAGAGGATATAAAAACTTATGTAGCTGAAAAAATAGATTATAATTATGATCAAGAATCATTAAATATAGCAATCAATATGTTAAATGATGCTAAAAAAGGTATTATACTAGTTGGTAGAGGTGCTAAAGGAAATAGTGAAATTATAAAGAATTTATCATCAAAATTAGGATGGTATGTAGCTACTACCCCTCAAGGAAAAAGTTCAATAGATAGTGAATTTGAATTTAATATAGGGAACTATGGATTTAACAGCACTGATTTCGCTCAAAACTATGCAGATACAGAAGAAATAGATTGTGTATTAGTATTAGGATCAAGCTTAGGAGAAAGTGCAACAAGAAACTTTAATAATGCCTTATTTGATGATGGAAACAAAGTTATTCAAATAGATAACAAGAAAAAGAGTTTAAATAAAAATCATATTGATAGATTTAAAGTATATTATGAATTATCAGAAGCATTATCAATAATAAATGAAAAAGTTGAAGATAAAAATGTGACTTTAAATAAAGTAGAAAAGTTAAATAATGATTATGTAAAAGATCATACAGGAATATCTGTTAGAAGATTAGCAGACATGCTTCCTAACATATTAAATCCTAGTACTACTTATATGTGTGATATCGGTGAATTTATGAATTACATGTATAAATATCTGTTTATTCCAAAAAAATCAGATTTTATTGCTAGTTTAAATTATGGAGCTATGGGAAATTGTGTAGCAGGTTCAATAGGTGCAGCATTAAGTGGAAATACAGAAAAATATGCTGTGGTTGTTGGAGATGGATCAGTATTTATGAATGGTAGTGAAATTTTAACAGCAAAACAATACTCATTACCTATAATATATTTTGTAATAAATAATGCAAAATTAAATTATGTTGACCAGGGAATGACATTCCTATTTGGAAGATCTATTAATGGAGTAGTTCAAGATAGAGTTTCAATAAAGGCAATAGGAGAAGCAGCTGGAATTAAATCATATGAAATAACTGATTTAAGTCAGCTTAATGAAATAAAAGATGAGTTATATTCATGCAGTGAACCTATAATAGTTGAAATAATAACTGATGGTTCAGAAAAAGTTGCAGCAGCAGATAGATTCAAAACATTAAAGAATAAAAAGTAA
- a CDS encoding DUF2628 domain-containing protein, giving the protein MKCPYCNKELDEDNICNNLSCSNYKRKVYETTSFCKNNDSENESTESTNDNSKINIDYLNADISDEEFTSFVGKRKSSYYIEYFNRYKINNNFISWNWAAFFFGAYWLLYRKLFLIFFLFILITTSIVSLLGPFAAFTGVIISLVLGVFGNNIYIRFVEHKIFSIKDFSSNIAKSISPSLTHNDYIKFLTSKGGTNSFLAFIIILLLNFLMIALLY; this is encoded by the coding sequence ATGAAATGTCCTTACTGTAATAAAGAGTTAGATGAAGATAATATTTGTAATAATTTATCCTGTTCCAATTACAAAAGAAAAGTATATGAAACTACTTCTTTTTGTAAAAATAATGATAGTGAAAATGAGTCTACTGAAAGTACAAATGATAATTCTAAAATTAATATTGATTATTTAAATGCTGATATAAGTGATGAAGAATTTACATCCTTTGTTGGAAAAAGAAAATCTTCATATTATATAGAATACTTTAATAGGTATAAAATAAATAATAACTTTATTTCATGGAACTGGGCTGCATTTTTTTTTGGTGCATATTGGTTGTTATATAGGAAGCTTTTTTTGATTTTCTTTCTATTTATACTTATAACTACTAGTATTGTAAGTCTTTTAGGGCCATTTGCTGCTTTTACCGGAGTTATTATTTCTTTGGTTTTAGGTGTGTTTGGAAATAATATTTATATTAGATTCGTTGAACATAAAATTTTTTCAATTAAAGATTTTTCTTCAAATATAGCTAAAAGTATATCTCCAAGTTTAACTCATAATGATTATATTAAATTCCTTACTTCAAAAGGAGGAACCAATTCATTTTTAGCATTTATAATAATACTACTTCTTAACTTCTTAATGATAGCTTTATTGTATTAG
- a CDS encoding methyl-accepting chemotaxis protein produces MDNQRIINTKNKILLALFLSSILLRGIFDYYLKVPIRSVISIVGSGIILSIIQLILIKKNCVKQSMYFMVFSISAIGVILMSTSPTVSNLMIFYSAIFLIILYQETIPIVLQCISSTVFMSYFFIKNKETIFSNIGYDQLVFLILYIGSGLLICTLLCIITKRTYITLEEKIKESNEAKSKTELLLSNLSETIEALNEASCTISEGINTTAEVSEQISVASNEVANKATREVETMNNIQSFMRIGEQGLEEVTSAVEIMSELSSSTKDVVLQGASKVDDLSSEMTKVKDNIISTVKLINNLNEENLKIVKIIDTVSEIAGQTNLLALNASIEAARAGEHGKGFAVVADEVKKLAENSKESTNQIISILNSISERTNAVSDEIVKEKKSIEVCNEHTDIVKDLFKNINNNTGNVLNHSDSVNQQIKGLVTVFSKTATEIDSISENVETTASAMEEISANISELNNNIDGISNTYKNIDELSTKLSEIQS; encoded by the coding sequence ATGGATAACCAAAGAATCATTAACACAAAAAATAAAATTTTGCTTGCATTATTTTTAAGTTCAATTTTATTAAGGGGAATATTTGATTATTATTTAAAAGTACCTATAAGATCAGTTATATCAATAGTAGGGTCAGGAATAATATTAAGTATTATACAGCTTATCTTAATAAAGAAAAATTGTGTGAAGCAATCAATGTACTTTATGGTATTTTCAATATCAGCAATTGGTGTTATATTGATGAGCACATCACCAACTGTATCTAATTTAATGATATTTTATTCAGCAATTTTTTTAATTATATTATATCAAGAAACAATTCCAATAGTTCTTCAATGTATATCTAGTACTGTTTTTATGAGTTATTTTTTTATAAAGAATAAAGAAACAATATTTTCAAATATAGGGTATGATCAATTAGTGTTTTTAATCCTATATATTGGAAGTGGGTTACTTATATGTACATTATTATGCATAATAACAAAACGTACTTATATTACATTAGAAGAAAAAATTAAAGAAAGTAATGAAGCAAAATCTAAGACTGAGCTTTTATTAAGTAATCTTAGTGAAACAATAGAAGCTTTAAATGAAGCAAGTTGTACTATTAGTGAAGGTATTAATACAACAGCAGAAGTATCAGAACAGATATCAGTTGCTTCAAATGAAGTTGCAAATAAAGCAACAAGAGAAGTTGAAACAATGAACAATATTCAATCTTTTATGCGAATTGGAGAACAGGGATTAGAAGAAGTAACAAGTGCAGTGGAAATTATGTCGGAATTATCATCGTCTACAAAGGATGTTGTTTTACAAGGTGCTAGTAAAGTTGATGATTTATCAAGTGAGATGACTAAAGTAAAAGATAATATTATAAGCACTGTTAAGTTAATTAATAATTTAAATGAAGAAAATTTAAAGATAGTAAAAATTATAGATACGGTAAGCGAAATAGCAGGACAAACAAATCTTTTAGCACTTAATGCATCAATAGAAGCAGCAAGAGCAGGAGAACATGGTAAAGGTTTTGCAGTTGTTGCAGATGAAGTTAAAAAATTAGCAGAAAACTCTAAAGAATCAACAAATCAAATAATATCTATATTAAATAGTATATCTGAAAGAACTAATGCTGTATCAGATGAAATAGTAAAAGAAAAGAAATCAATAGAAGTGTGTAATGAACATACCGATATAGTAAAAGATTTATTTAAGAATATAAATAATAATACAGGAAATGTATTAAATCATTCGGATAGTGTAAATCAACAAATTAAAGGATTAGTTACTGTATTTTCAAAGACAGCAACAGAAATAGATAGTATAAGTGAAAATGTTGAAACTACAGCATCAGCTATGGAAGAAATATCAGCTAATATTAGTGAACTTAACAACAATATAGATGGGATATCTAATACATATAAAAATATAGATGAATTAAGTACTAAACTTAGTGAGATTCAGAGCTAA